A genomic stretch from Nilaparvata lugens isolate BPH chromosome 8, ASM1435652v1, whole genome shotgun sequence includes:
- the LOC120352791 gene encoding alkaline phosphatase, tissue-nonspecific isozyme-like, translating to MTVLRLQNERNPTIAKDTAITAYLIAPENTTGRHHCSNKKCLQTYNLDAQVGESSACATALLCGVKANFETVGLDGGGRFEDCFSSYNSRVESLLSWAQQEGKSTGIVTNTRVTHATPAALFAHSPSRYWEDDSKVPANARKSCKDIARQLIEDEPGKHVNVRSSTNAQSTNKHSIIP from the exons ATGACTGTTTTGAGGCTACAAAATGAGAGAAATCCAACAATCGCCAAAGACACAGCAATAACCGCTTATCTTATCGCTCCTGAAAACACAACCGGCCGTCACCACTGCTCGAACAAGAAATG TTTGCAGACGTACAACCTAGACGCCCAGGTGGGAGAAAGCTCAGCTTGTGCGACGGCTTTACTCTGCGGCGTCAAAGCCAACTTCGAGACAGTGGGCCTAGATGGCGGCGGGCGTTTCGAGGACTGCTTCTCCTCCTACAACTCACGCGTCGAGTCGCTTCTGTCCTGGGCCCAGCAGGAAG GCAAGTCGACAGGCATTGTGACGAACACACGCGTGACGCATGCGACTCCAGCAGCGTTGTTCGCGCACTCGCCGAGTCGCTACTGGGAGGACGACAGCAAGGTCCCCGCCAATGCGCGCAAGTCCTGCAAGGACATTGCCCGCCAGCTCATTGAGGACGAGCCCGGAAAACACGTTAATGTGCGTAGCTCAACTAATGCTCAATCTACCAATAAACATTCAATAATCCCATAG